GAACAGAAGTACGAAGCGGACGGCGACGATCGAATGGCTGAAGTGCTGCAGTCGTGAGGAGCTGCAGCAGTTCAGCCGGGTGCCGAATTCATTAGCGCAAACATCGAAATGCTTGTGCCGATGAATAACCCGCCCGCCATGCCGACGGGTATGCCGGACGGGTTTCAACTATGTGCGTATTTTCATCCCGGATGAAGGAGAAATAAAATGGCTACCGCCACCAAGAAAACCGATACGAAGAAGCCAGCCGCCACCAAGGCCGCTGCCGCTCCTGCCAAGAAGGCCGCGACTGCGAAGTCGTCCGAGAAGTCCGCCGCCGCCAAGCCGGCTGCGAAAAAATCCACCGCGGCCGCCAAGCCTGCCGCGGCAGTGAAGAAGACCACGGCGGCCGCGAAGCCTGCTGCGAAGAAAACCACGGCGGCCGCGAAGCCTGCCGCGGCAGCGAAGAAAACCACGGCGGCTGCGAAGCCTGCTGCGGCAGCGAAGAAAACCACGGCAGCAGCCAAGCCGGCGGCAGCGAAGAAGTCGACGGCAGCAGCCAAGCCGGCTGCGGCGAAGAAATCGACGGCAGCAGCCAAGCCGGCTGCAGCGAAGAAGTCGACGGCAGCGGCCAAGCCTGCTGCGGCGAAGAAGTCCACGGCAGCGGCCAAGCCGGCTGCGGCAAAGAAATCCACGGCAGCGGCCAAGCCGGCCGCCGCGAAGAAATCCACCGCAGCAGTTAAGCCTGCGGCGAAGAAGTCCGCCGCCGCCAAGCCGGCAGCCAAGGGTGCCGCAGCGAAGGGTGCCGCAGCGAAGGGCGCAGCCGCCAAGCCGGCAGCCAAGAAAGCGGTTGCCAAGACTGCTACCGCCAAGCCAGCAGCGAAGGCTTCCGCCAAGTCGGCGGCTACCAAGTCCGCCGCCGCCAAGCCTGCAGCGAAAAAGGCCGCGACCAAGACTGCCGCCGCCAAGCCTGTAGCCAAGAAGGCCGCCACCAAGACCGCCGCCGCCAAGCCGGCAGCAAAAGCTGCAACCAAGACTGCCGCCGCCAAGCCGGCAGCCAAGGGTGCCGCAGCCAAGGGTGCCGCAACCAAGGGTGCCGCAACCAAGGGTGCCGCAACCAAGGGCGCTGCCGCCAAGCCGGCCGCTACCAAGGGCGCCGCCGCCAAACCGGCAGCCAAGCCGGCCGCTACGAAGAGCGCGGTCGCCAAGCCTGCAGCCAAGGCCGCCGCCAAGCCGGCAGCCAAGGCAGCACCGGCCGCAGCAGCCAAACCAGCCGCCAAAAAGGCCGCAGCAAAAAAGCCTGAGGCCGCGCCGGCTACCGCCCCGGCAGCGACTACGGCCGACAAGCCTGCGGAACAACCAGTAGCGAAAAAAGCCGCTGCGCCGAAGAAAACCGCGGCGAAGAAGGATGGCAAGAAGGAGTCGCCGGCAACGGCACCGGCAGCGGCTCCGGCCGCCACCACCGCGCCGGCAGCAAAGACCGTGCTGGCGCCGGCGGCCGCATGGCCGTTCCCGACCAGCACCCGTCCTTCCTGATCCGTCATGGGTCCGGACCGGCGCCGTGCCGGCTGGCCGTTCCCTTGACGGCCTGATGGGCGAGAATACCGCTGTGTGAGACAATCGCACGGCGGTTTTTTTATGGAGAATGCTCGTGCTTAGTATTGTGATGCTGATCGTCGATACCGTTGCCGTCCTGCTCGGCGGGGTGCTGCTGCTGCGGTTCTGGATGCAGGCGATACGCGTGCGCCCGCCGTCGTCGGTGGCGCAGTTTACGTTTCAGCTGTCCGACTGGCTGGTGCGCCCCATGCGCCGCATCGTGCCCGGCGTGGGCGGCTACGATTGGGCCAGCCTGCTGGGCGCTTTCCTGATCGTGGTGCTGGCCACGTCGGTGCGCTGGTTTGCCGGCTATCCGTTCGAACTCATCATGCTGATGGCGCTGCACCGCTTCCTGCAATGGATCCTGTACGGCTTCATGATCCTGCTGGTGGTCGAGGCGATCTTCAGCTGGGTCAACCCGCATGCGCCGCTGGCGCCGTTCGTGCGTGCGCTGAACGAGCCGATCCTGAAGCCGGTGCGCCGCGTGGTGCCGCTGGTGGGCAACCTCGACCTGTCGCTGCTGGTGGCGCTGGTGCTGCTGCAGGTTGCCCAGATCGTGCTGGAGATGATTTTCCGGTAATGGACCGGTGATAGTGATGAAAAAAGGCGCCGATGGCGCCTTTTTGTTTATCCGTCGGAACGGTATCAGAACCGGTACCCGAACGCCCCCTCGAAGCGGTCGCCGATTTCTTCCCGGGTGAACCGGTGGTTCTGCGCGCCCTTGTGGGCGATCTTGATCGCGCCCAGCAGGCTGGCCAGCCGGCCGGTGGTTTCCCAGCCCAGGTCGTGCGACAGGCCATACAGCAGGCCGGCGCGGTAGGCGTCGCCGCAGCCCGTCGGGTCCAGCACGGCCGCTTCCACGGCCGGGATATCGATGCGCCGGCCTTCCGTGTAGATTTCCGAACCTTTTTCGCCGCGCGTGACGATCAGCGCCTCCACGCGGGCGGCGATATCCTCGAGCGACAGGCCGGTGCGGCCGGTCAGCAGTTCGATTTCGTAGTCGTTGCAAGTGACGTACGTCGCCTTGTCGATGAAGTCGGTCAATTGCTCCGGCGTGAACATCGGCAACTGCTGGCCCGGGTCGAACACGAACGGGATGCCCAGGCGCGCCAGGTCTTCGGCGTGCTTCAGCATGCCCAGGTGGCCGTCCGGCGAGATGATCGCGATGCGGGCCGGGCCGGCCGCCTCGATGTCGTTCTCGTGCGCGAACGACATCGCGCCCGGGTGGAAGGCATTGATCTGGTTGTTGTCCGAATCGGCCGTCACGAAGCACTGCGCATTGTAGGCATCCTTCTTGATCAGGATGTTTTGCGTGCCGATGCCGAGCGTTTGCAGGCGCTCCAGGTAGGCCGCGCAATCCTGGCCCATCACGCCGACGATGCGGGGATCGCCGCCGAGCAGCTTCAGGTTGTAGGCGATGTTGCCGGAGCAGCCGCCGAATTCGGTGCGCATCGTCGGTACCAGGAACGATACGTTCACCTTGTGCAGCTGGTCGGCCAGCAGCGTGTCGACGAAGCGGCCCTCGTATTGCATGATGATGTCGATGGCGAGCGAGCCGCAGATCAGGGAAGTCTGGTTCATGGGAGTCGTAGGAAGAATTCAGGGATGGAAGATGGCGATGTGGTAGCCGGAGGCGCGCAGCCGGTCCAGCTGGAAATACAGTTTCACGGATTGCTCGCTGCGCGGACCGAAGCCCTGCGCCACGTCGGCGGGCCTGGCCAGGTAGTCGCGCGGCGCGAACACGCGGCGCAGCA
Above is a window of Pseudoduganella dura DNA encoding:
- a CDS encoding carbohydrate kinase family protein — translated: MNQTSLICGSLAIDIIMQYEGRFVDTLLADQLHKVNVSFLVPTMRTEFGGCSGNIAYNLKLLGGDPRIVGVMGQDCAAYLERLQTLGIGTQNILIKKDAYNAQCFVTADSDNNQINAFHPGAMSFAHENDIEAAGPARIAIISPDGHLGMLKHAEDLARLGIPFVFDPGQQLPMFTPEQLTDFIDKATYVTCNDYEIELLTGRTGLSLEDIAARVEALIVTRGEKGSEIYTEGRRIDIPAVEAAVLDPTGCGDAYRAGLLYGLSHDLGWETTGRLASLLGAIKIAHKGAQNHRFTREEIGDRFEGAFGYRF
- a CDS encoding YggT family protein, with the translated sequence MLIVDTVAVLLGGVLLLRFWMQAIRVRPPSSVAQFTFQLSDWLVRPMRRIVPGVGGYDWASLLGAFLIVVLATSVRWFAGYPFELIMLMALHRFLQWILYGFMILLVVEAIFSWVNPHAPLAPFVRALNEPILKPVRRVVPLVGNLDLSLLVALVLLQVAQIVLEMIFR
- a CDS encoding transcriptional regulator encodes the protein MATATKKTDTKKPAATKAAAAPAKKAATAKSSEKSAAAKPAAKKSTAAAKPAAAVKKTTAAAKPAAKKTTAAAKPAAAAKKTTAAAKPAAAAKKTTAAAKPAAAKKSTAAAKPAAAKKSTAAAKPAAAKKSTAAAKPAAAKKSTAAAKPAAAKKSTAAAKPAAAKKSTAAVKPAAKKSAAAKPAAKGAAAKGAAAKGAAAKPAAKKAVAKTATAKPAAKASAKSAATKSAAAKPAAKKAATKTAAAKPVAKKAATKTAAAKPAAKAATKTAAAKPAAKGAAAKGAATKGAATKGAATKGAAAKPAATKGAAAKPAAKPAATKSAVAKPAAKAAAKPAAKAAPAAAAKPAAKKAAAKKPEAAPATAPAATTADKPAEQPVAKKAAAPKKTAAKKDGKKESPATAPAAAPAATTAPAAKTVLAPAAAWPFPTSTRPS